AAACCAACCGCGATTGTGGTGGCGCTAGTGGTGCCAGAAAGCACCAAGGTTTCTTGGCTCGAGGAGTTTGCCCAAGGGTTGCAATCGGGAATTGATTCACTTTTTCCGGGATGTGAGGTTGTGGGTGGTGATTTGGCTGCCGGTGATCAAGTTGTCATTGCGGTCACTGCGCACGGTGAGCTCGAGGCTGATCCAGTGTTGCGCTCGGGTGCAAGGGTTGGCGATCAGGTTGTGGTTGCCGGAACTCTGGGTCGTGCCGCAGCTGGTCTAGATCTTCTCCTGGCTCCAGATCCAACATTGGCAGCTGCATACCCAGAGTGGGTATCCATTCAATTGGCACCGAACCCTCCGCTGCAGACCGGACTTGAGCTTGCGGCCCTGGCGAGCTCCATGCTCGATATTTCTGATGGGTTATCCACTGACGCTGCCAGGATTGCCAAGGCCTCTGGTGTCACGCTCAAGCTGCGCTCCAGCTCGCTCCTGGGTTATGAAGCAGTGTTAGAGCTGGCTGCCCAATCGATGACTGCTCGCGGATTTTCAGCCAATGAG
The genomic region above belongs to Aquiluna sp. KACHI24 and contains:
- the thiL gene encoding thiamine-phosphate kinase is translated as MSVSDPTIFELGESEALRRAISHFKPGSHTLVPSGDDAAVIRSEGKYVVTTDTMVQGRDFRLDLSSARQLGMKAVATNLADVVAMGAKPTAIVVALVVPESTKVSWLEEFAQGLQSGIDSLFPGCEVVGGDLAAGDQVVIAVTAHGELEADPVLRSGARVGDQVVVAGTLGRAAAGLDLLLAPDPTLAAAYPEWVSIQLAPNPPLQTGLELAALASSMLDISDGLSTDAARIAKASGVTLKLRSSSLLGYEAVLELAAQSMTARGFSANERDWVLNGGEDHSFLATVPAGTKLPVGCKVIGEVVAQETSAVLLDDQPLSPKGWDSIRS